ATTAAAAGATGAGTGGGAAAATGCTAAAGCATCAGTATAGAATGCTGAAATGTATGGTGAATAGCATCAGGAAGGCATCCGCGTCTATTAGCGGATTTATTGGGAAGTACTAACGGATTTATCCGCGACTATAAACGGATAAATCGGACGATATAGGAGAATAATATGGCAAAGCAAGCATTATCGGTGAGTCAGGTGCTCAATCAGAAGCTGGAAACCTTTGAGCTGTCAGAGGAGTGGCAAGCCTTTTTCGGCAAGCCAGAGCAGTGTGGCACTTGGATTATATGGGGCAAGAGTGGCAATGGCAAGAGTTCGTTTACGATGATGCTCGCCAAGGAGCTCTGCAAGTATGGCATTGTGCTATTTAACTCGCTGGAGGAGGGCACAGGCCTCACCATGGCGAACACCCTCAAGCGATTTGGGATGATGGAGGTGAACGGCTCCCTACGAATTATCAGCGAAAGTATGGAGGAGCTCGGAGAGCGACTCGAGAAAAAGCGGAGCCCACGCATCGTGATTATCGACTCCTTTCAATACACCCGCATGAGTTATATCGATTACATCCAGTTCAAGGAGCGTTTCCCGAAGCACCTGCTTATTTTCATCAGCCATGCCAGTGGCAATAACCCAGCAGGCAACGAAGCAGTGAGTGTGATGTACGATGCCTCCTTAAAGATATGGGTGGAAGGGTATAGGGCTTTCAGTAAGGGCCGCTTTATCGGTGAGCGAGGCGAGTTCGACATTTGGAAGGAGAAGGCAGAGATTTATTGGGGAAAAGAGCAATAAAAAAGGAAACGATGAATAGTATAGAAGAAAGAACAGTGTACAACAGCCGTCTGCGGATTATGCACGAGAGAAAGAAAATGAAGTTATCCTTTGCTGAACTAAGAAGTGTGGCGATGGTCACACTGATAGCTGTCTCCTTTTTCGAGGCGAGAAAGGGACTCACTCAGGAAGAGGAGGGAAAATTCTTCAACCTGGTGCAACTATCACAGAGACTCGGGCAACGTCTCCTGAGTCAGAAGGAAAAGTACACTATCAGTATGAATTACTCTGAGGTGGCGACTATGGCGATGGTCTATCGGATGGTGACAGGAGTGATGATGGGGCCTTACGATAGGATGGTGGCCTACACTGTCAGTGAACAACTAAATATAAGAGGGTAATGAGAGGATATAGCGACATCTGGGCGATGATTAATAAGCTAGCAGGAGAGCTGGAAGCAGAGGAGCTTAAACGTGTGATGTGCGAAAGTGTTTCCGATGGGAGGACAAATAGTTTGCGTGAGCTCACAGGTGGTGAGCTCGTGAAGCTCAGGGCAGAACTGAGAAAGCAGACAGGCTTCAAGCCTTCCAAAGCCAATCCCGAAAAGAGGCGTAAACGCTCGGCTGTGCTTAAGCTACTGAAAAGCTATGGCATCGATACGAGCGACTGGGAGGCAGTGAATCGCTTCGTAAGTCAGTCGCGAATTGCGGGCAAGGAGTTCCACCAGCTCAATGAGGAGGAGCTCGAAAAACTCAGACGAAAGATGTACGCGATCAACCGAAAGAAGAAGAAAGAAAAAGAGGAGGAGGTGACCGTGGTGGAGCCCCAAAAGGATAAAAAGAGGAAGTGCGTCTATTACACGAATGTGACTACGGCACAAATGATAAAAAGAGGTAATTATAATTAACAATCAAATATGATATAACAATGAGTACCATGACAGAGCAAGAGAGAAAAGAATTTGAGGAGTACAAGGCGTGGAAAAAGAAGAAAGAGGAGGAGAACACTCGTCAGCAGAACCGCGACGCCTATCGTGAACTAGTCGATGAGACGTTACAGGCCGTGGTGCCAAGCCTTCAGCAGGTCAGTGATGGGCTAGGCATGAGCAAGGAACGAGTATTTCAGCAGTTCGAGGAGCTGATTCGCATGAAAGGCGATGTACTGGGCTTGGTCAGCGAGGGGCAGCGCTCACACACTTTCACCAATTCCGATAGCACCATGAGGGTAACTCTTGGTTATCACACTATCGACGGATACCGTGACACAGTGGACGACGGTATTCAGATGGTCCGAAAGTACCTAGAGAGCCTAGTGGGCGATGACAAGAGCAAAGCCCTGGTGGATATGGTATTCCGATTACTTTCTAAGGACAGTAAGGGGAATCTCAAAGCTAGTCGAGTGATTCAGCTGAGACGTATCGCCGAAGAAACAAAATCGGAGGAGTTCCTGGAAGCCGTGAAGATCATTGAGGAAAGCTATTTACCTACCCTTTCGAAGCGATACATTCGCTGCGAAATCAAAGATGACCATAACGGCTGGACAACAGTCCCCTTATCCATGACAGAAGTGGGCGAAGTGAGTGAAATGTAAGGAAAATGTAACTGTTATGGGTAATATTGAAATAAGTAACAATCAGCGTACGACAAGTAGTCATATCGATTCGCCGAAACGTAATAAGAAGGAGTACCTCCTTCATCTGTGGGAAATCAATCGTCCATATTACTCAGCGCAAGAAACTCTTAATTTGATTGCGCCAAGGGCGAAATATCGCAATAGCGAGGCTAAGATAATCATAAAGGATGAGAATATGTTTTGGTAATTAACATGAGGGGGTGAAATGCAGTGGCATCAACCTAGGGAGCAAAGCAGCAAAAAATCACTCCTGGCACCCCCTCAATATTATAAACGATATGGAAAAAGATAGGAATAGCATAGAAGCGATTAGGGCGGACCTTTCATTTATAAATGATATGCAGACCTCGTTAAGAAATGCGGATTATGAGGCTGTGACGGTCAGCTTAAGCGACTGGAAAAGTGAGTTAAGAGACAGATTGAGAGAGAAACAAAGGGAGGTTGAAGATGAGTATGAGGAAGATGGTAATAGCAGTAGATTTTGATGGCGTAATAAATGCCAGCCCATACCCAGAAGTTGGAGTAGTGGTGAATGGTGCAAGGGATGCCATGCAGGAGCTGAAGAGGCGGGGGCATCATCTTATTATATGGACGTGCAGAGAGGGGCAAGATCAGACCGATGCCATTAACTTTTTGCTGGAGAAGGGTATCCCCTTTGACAACATCAATTGTAACGCTCGAGAGAACTTCGAGCGCTACTCGAATGATTGCCGAAAAGTGCCGACCTCTACATTGATGATCGTAACCTCGGTGGCTTCCCCGGCTGGAAGGAGGCTCTAAGGCTCATCGATGAGGGCACGAACGAGGAAAAATGCAACCCCTATGAGGGATGTTTTGGATATTAATAATTTCTTTTTTTCATAATTGTAAAGTGATTAATGAGGAGTGGGATATGCCGTGAGGCACGTCCCACTCTGCTTTTTGCTGAATAAACGTTATATTTGTGAGAAGAAGGTAGATGGGATGGGAAAAGTACACAGAAATACACGTAAGATGTCGCTGATCATAC
The Porphyromonadaceae bacterium W3.11 genome window above contains:
- a CDS encoding DUF3164 family protein, which translates into the protein MSTMTEQERKEFEEYKAWKKKKEEENTRQQNRDAYRELVDETLQAVVPSLQQVSDGLGMSKERVFQQFEELIRMKGDVLGLVSEGQRSHTFTNSDSTMRVTLGYHTIDGYRDTVDDGIQMVRKYLESLVGDDKSKALVDMVFRLLSKDSKGNLKASRVIQLRRIAEETKSEEFLEAVKIIEESYLPTLSKRYIRCEIKDDHNGWTTVPLSMTEVGEVSEM